DNA sequence from the Burkholderiales bacterium genome:
GAGCGCGAGCAGGGCATCACGATTGACGTCGCCTACCGCTATTTCGCCACGCCCAATCGCAAGTTCATTATCGCCGACACGCCCGGCCACGAGCAGTACACCCGCAACATGGTGACCGGCGCCAGCACCGCGAATCTGGCGGTGGTTCTGATTGATGCGCGCAAGGGCGTGCTTACCCAGTCGCGCCGCCACGCCTACATCGCGTCGCTGGTCGGCATTCCGCATTTGGTGGTGGCGGTGAACAAAATGGACCTGGTGGGTTATTCGCAGGACGTGTTCAACGTCATCAAGCAGGATTTTTCCGCTTTCGCCGACCGGCTCAACATTCATGACATCCATTACATTCCGATATCGGCACTGCATGGCGACATGGTGGTGGAGCGTGGCGATAATTTGCAATGGTACGAGGGCAAGCCGATGCTGGAACTGCTGGAAACCGTCGAGATCGCCAGCGACATCAACATCCAGGACTTCCGCTTCCCGGTGCAGTGGGTGTGCCGTCCCGCCGATCCCGCCTATCAGGATTTCCGCGGCTACATGGGCCGCATCGAGTCCGGCGAAATCCGTGTCGGCGACAAGATCACAGTATTGCCCTCGGGGCTGACCTCCGCGGTGAAGGAAATCGCCACCTTAAGTGCCAAACATGAGTTGGGGTTTGCGCCGCAGTCCGTCACCCTGCAGATCGAAGATCACATCGACATTTCGCGCGGCGACATGCTGGTGAAAAGCGACAACCTGCCGCAGACTACCAGGGAATTCGGCGCCATGCTGTGCTGGCTCTCCGAGCAGCCGTTGGATGTGCACCGCAAATATTTCGTCAAGCACACCACCAAGACGGTGAAGGGCTTGGTTTCGCAACTGGATTACCGGGTGGACGTGAATACCCTCGAGCGGGTTGGCGGAATAACGGAACTCAGGATGAACGAAATCGGGTGTGTCAGATTAAAAGTGCAGCAGCCGCTGATGTGGGACGCGTACGACCGGAATCGCGCCACCGGCAGCTTTATCCTGATCGATGAAGCCACGCAAAACACCGTTGCGGCGGGAATGATTATTGAGAGCCTCTAACATAATGAAACGGATTTGCGTTGCTGGCCAAAAAGCGATGAATGCGCGACGCGAGGCGTAACTCGATGCCGGGACATCGAGTAAGCCGAGCAACAAAGCAGGCGCGCTTTTTGGCCGCAACCCTTGGGGA
Encoded proteins:
- the cysN gene encoding sulfate adenylyltransferase subunit CysN — translated: MSAIEKIAFPDIELSRFITAGSVDDGKSTLIGRLLYDSKSIFEDQLTAIEKTTRRKGLEGVDLSLLTDGLQAEREQGITIDVAYRYFATPNRKFIIADTPGHEQYTRNMVTGASTANLAVVLIDARKGVLTQSRRHAYIASLVGIPHLVVAVNKMDLVGYSQDVFNVIKQDFSAFADRLNIHDIHYIPISALHGDMVVERGDNLQWYEGKPMLELLETVEIASDINIQDFRFPVQWVCRPADPAYQDFRGYMGRIESGEIRVGDKITVLPSGLTSAVKEIATLSAKHELGFAPQSVTLQIEDHIDISRGDMLVKSDNLPQTTREFGAMLCWLSEQPLDVHRKYFVKHTTKTVKGLVSQLDYRVDVNTLERVGGITELRMNEIGCVRLKVQQPLMWDAYDRNRATGSFILIDEATQNTVAAGMIIESL